GCTTCAAGCACAGTCGAGAAAGCTCGAATATATGGAGTATCAAAGGCAATTTGAGAGTGAAAGTAGACAAAAGCAATTTACTGGACAAAGTCGGAGTGCAGAAACGGAAGAACAAGTTTCCCCACTGTCAGATAATCAAAATGCGGAATTGGATGAACAAGTTTGTACCCATAATTGTTTCTTCAAGGAGGTAAGTTTGTGGGCTCGGGGTTACATTTGTATTTATTCTTTGCCAAAGGAAGAAGGTTTGACATTAGAATAGGTAGTTTTAATAGCGACGCTAATGTGTCAGGCACATCCATTAGCTAGGTCAGGAGATGCTGCTTCAATCTTGCttgatatttttgaaaatcgtCGTCTGTCATTTGCTGCACTAGGAGAAAAATATAGCAGAGACAATTGGGATTGTACATCAAATGAGTGCCTATCACATACCATCATTGGAATGAACCTTTTAAGAACAATAAAATGTTATAATTGCAGTTTTGAGTCCAGGTATTGTCGGTTTACTTCATTGCTTCGCGGTGTAGATGAGAGTttacttagaaaattcttcctTGAAACTTCAATACATAAGTTAAGGTCTCCACATTCAGAACATGTATGTTTTTACCTGATTTGATTCCTGTGGGCTCAGATTATGTGCATGGATAGCTCATTTGAGAAGCTTTTGAAGCATGTAGATCAGAACAATCTATTTGCTTGTGAAGGCTGTGGAAAACTCAGTTCTACTCATCAATTTCCTCCTCATGTGTTCATAACCAGCATGTGGTAGGCTCTAAAAAGTTATTCAGTTCTGATATATGATAAGCATTGGGCAATCTTTGATGATTTTTGGTTTGGATATTGCAGGTTTCGAATGGAAGACTGGTCATGAGAGCACAGATGATATATCAACAACACTGTCGACTCCTTCTACCGATTGTACCATCAAAAGAATGttgaacttgaaaaaaaaaaaaccatcttcCTCCAAGTTCTACTTCTATTTGGCTCTAACATCATTAAGCCTATGAGATCCCCTTTAACTGCACCAAGTCTGAGAACTAGTCATTTACTGGTGGCTCGGATGAATACATATCTTACTCTTTGGTAGAATTTTTTGcacccaaattttttttttttctagttgatCTTCTCTACAACTGAATTAACAGACTAATGCAAGTACATCAAAATGTTTATTTTGGCCAAGAATCAGTTATGCATGCGTTAAGTACCATTTACAATCTTACTTAGTGCCCTCATGCCCTCATCTAACTTGTAGGTTTGTTTTTCTGGGGAAAATTATCAGTTCTTAGCTTACAATCATGTGCTTGAAAAATGGATTATGCATGATGAAGAGTCTAAGGTATGTCCCAATTATAAATTACAACTTCACATTCCTGTATTTATCTGTCATTCTCCATGTGTAATCTATGTTCAACTTTTTTATAGGTCATTGGTTGTTGGAACGATGTTATTACCCTATGCAGAACAAGGAATTTACAATCTCAGATTCTcttctttgaagaaaaatgtggaTTTGTTAAAGGAAAGTCCATTGTGGTTCCACTACCAACCTGGTCTTGAAAAATGGTGTTTCTTCGTCGGACAGGCATGTCCAGACTGCGCTGGTTCGTTTCTACGCAGAGGGCAGTTGTTTGATGAAATTCAGTACAGTGGAATGTTTTTCTATATGGGTATGTTGGGCGTGGTTTGGCTGCTGAGGCTTTGAATGCTTCCGGGAGTTGGGCCTGCTGAATTCTGTTTGACCACTACGCTTAAGGTTTGTGCTCATTTGGGGGCTCTTGAGCAAGGAAAGTGGATCCATGAGTATGTTAGCAAAAGGAAATGTCTGGAAGCTGATGTGTTTATTGGGACTGCGCTAGTTGATATGCATGTCAAATGTTGGTGTAGAGGTCTTCAAGGGGAATGCCTAAGAGGAATGTGTTCTCATGGTCAGCTATGATTGGGGGGTTTGCACTACATGGGCATGTGAGAAAAGCCATGCAATGCTTGGAGAGAATGCAGGTGGAAGATGGGCTTAGACCAGATGGGGTTGTTCTTCTTGAAGTCACGATGGCTTGTGCCCATGCAGGACTCCAGGAAGAAGGCCAGTTTCTACTAAACAAAATGGAAGCTTGATATGGTGGTATCTTACCCAAACATTGAGCACTATAGTTGCATGGTCGACTTGTTCTGCAGGGCAGGTCGGTTAGAGCCTTAGAGGAAGCACCCAAGCTCATAAGAAGAATGCCCATGAAGCCACTAGCTCCAGTCTGGGGCGCCTTACTGACTGGTTGTCAAACTCATAACAACGTTGATCTCGCAGAGCTTGCTGCTAGAGAGCTTCTAATGACAGGAAACTTATGTTCAGTCATCCAACATCTATTTGGCTGCATAGAAATGTGAAGATGCCTGTAGgatcccaaggatgattggtgataaagggataaaaaaagaaaagaaaaaaagccaGGATGCCGTGTGATAGAAGTGGAAGGGGAAGttctaaggtggtgtttgtttttttgattttttgctgaaagcaatttagtttttgaatttaggttgtttgtttttctactttttgatgacttattatgaactttttattaaatagaaaaagctaaaatatgtaactttttctaaatagaaaaaataacatattggttttttttacttgttaatacttaataaaaataaaatactataaaaacaaacaacctaatatttaacactattaagcattaaggttctatttagaattaagtaaaaaaacaaacaccacctaatcATCAGGAGATATCTCACATCCATGTCCAGCTCAAATACTTGTTCTTTTCACAACATGGAGCTCTTGTGATGAGATGGAGCTGACTTTTCAGCCTTGAATCAATCATCAGAATTGGGAAAGACAGGTACTAGAATTCTCGCTCACAGTCAGCCCACAGGCTTCATTCCTCAACCATCttcatttgaataaataaaataattagtaaCTTACCAGAATCCATCTCATGTCCATCCATCCATTACCAACAAACAGAGAGAACATCCATGGCTATGGGACACGAATGATACCATCTTCCTCTTCATGCCTTCCGttaagggaaactaggctctcCTTGTAAATGATAACCTGCATATATCTTTCAATGCTAGGACGTCTAGCAACCGAGAAAACTCCAAGATTCTTAAATTGTTGAGTGAAGTGGTTATACAAAAGCAACTCCCCACTGCTACTTCCCATGAAAACTCCGCCATTGCTCCAAAATCCCAAAGGCCTCTCAACACCTGAAACAGCTCCAATTGTAAACAGTCTAGTCCATGACTCCTTAACCCCATACTCACTCATCACCCACATATCGAAGCGTTTCTCTGTGGCTGTGTCTGTGTCGGTGTACGTGTTTGGataaaaaatcaaagcaatCATTTCATTGTACACTGCAATATCCCCTCGCTGGTAGCCAAAAGAATTCGGTAAAGGTATCACCCCAAAAACTTCATCACTCATGTCAAAATAAAGGATCACAACTTCACCATTCTCCTGATCAGATCCCAACCAGTGGTTTCTTCCCTTCATACATGTGTTTATGATATTAGTTCCTTCAATGTGAGCTGGTACATCTAAGTCCATTTGTCTCCAAGAATCGCTGCTTAAAGCGTATAATTCCATTTTCTGGATAGGGCGGCCCGGCATATTTGAACAGATTAAACATCTGAAGACCTTGTAGTCATCAGTTTTAGGATCATGACCAAATGCGGTAAATGTAAACGCACATTCCCAAAATTCCGAGTGCCTGAAGGTTGTCCTTGGAAGAGACTTGATTTCCCTGGTTGCAGGGTTCCATAAGGTAACTCCTTTACAGTGACTGTCTAGACAAAGTATACCATTACAACAAATGTTGCGAAGGCCCAAAAGAGTTAACCCAATGGGCAGGCCCAAGAGCTCCAAAACTCCGATACTTGGCCTGACGAAGACCACTAATCTATAAGCAACCCAGAAGTAATGCCTTACTGGGCTGACTACACAACCAGGCCGAGGGTCACCAAATGACATATCAAGCTCGCAACTACTAATCACTACTTTGGGCCTGTGTTGGACGGATGTAAAAAAGTGCTCCTCCTCTCAATTATTTTCGAGAAACAAACAAGGCCTAACATTTAAAAATGCACCGATAGAATAGGGAATATCAACCTTTTAAATCTCATCTCATGCCCTTAGGAATCAAATGCACATGAGGGCCGCACATTGGTTAAGATCTGGAGTTTCGAACCTTGGCCAAAAGCTCAACCAACCAAgataaagaaaaacagagctttgtACAAATGGCCTAACTTCCTCGGTTTCAGTTGGGCCCCTGGCCCAGTATATCTTAAAGTTGTGATCCTTTGTACTACAATCATGTGCAGGTTACATAACAACATAAACGACAACATAGCTTTGAAATGTAGAGTCGCTGTTAAgttttaaataacataaaaagtaAAGATAAGGTATTGGAGGTAAATTTGGCATTTAGTATTGAAATTTGAGACCTATAACACTAAATACAAGCAAAGATAAGGCTTAGTTTGGCATCTAGTAACGCAATTTCAGGCACCCACACATGCCATTTCTGTAGATTTAAATCCCCAGATTAAAGTAAAGTGTGGTAACACCAGATTAGACTTACTAGTTAGGACGGTAGGACCATATGCTAAGACATCATTAATTATTTGTCGGGCACTCGACCCCTCTTCAAGTGTgccattgtttttcttttctttttcattttttttcttggttcatATAGAGGGTTGGGGACCTGAATCCTGAGGGGTGTGCTACAACCATGTGCACCACCCTAGGATTTGATATTTGCTTGTACAAGCTATCAATCGGAGCTAATCCCTAAGAGTAATCGGGAGAGCTATATTTAGAACCAatttgggagtgattttgaTTAAAGTACTTCCGATTTAGAGTGCTTGTTTGAAGAATTATCTAGCgagtttttaaaagtttggcaaacacctaatttttataagaaagcGTTTCCAAGCATTAGGAAGCGTTTCTAGATTTCTCGAACAAGTTCTTAGTCTGTAAAGTATCTAATTATAGATAGGATTTTGGGATTCACTCCCAAATTCCTAATACACAAAGAGTATGGCAAATACACCTCTGGGAAATAATGAAGCTATATTTGCTTACTTAGGGTGAATGCTAACAGAAGCAAACGTGTATAGGAATTTTGATGCAGGGACAAATAGAATGTTGAAAGATGAGGAAGAACAGAGAGAAATGAAGAATTGGATGGCCGTATGAATGAATAAAATGGCAGTCCCTAAGCACTATTTATAGATTTCAAGGTACCCTGTGATTTGGGGTTGCATCCTTGGGATATTAGACCTATTCAATTTGGGTTACATCACTTCATTACTTAAATACGCATGTGTATAGAGTCAtacctttggaaatatattttcatttattttgaatagaTTTCCAACAATGAATAGGACCACCCCGTTGAAAAATGGAACTCTGTTTTCAACAGACAGGGTCCTAAACCTTTGGCTATTGAAGTAGTCTCAAAGAGGGCAGATTGGTCCTCCAAAGAACTAGTTCTCATTTTCACCAAATGCATCCAATCACATTCAAATGAAACTATTTATGTCCCCATTGGatgaaaacttaaaaaactTTCTAAATGGTCCCAACTACCAACTTTTGTTTTTGGACTTGTAACACAGTACAGGTACCAACTTGTGACTATGACCTGAAGTCCAAATCCGTGTCTAATGGAAGACTTAAAAACAGTTGTGCAGATGAAAGAGGAATCAGAGAAGCAACCTAACCTTTGTATATAACAGAGATTATAGTTAATCATTAAGTTGTTAGTGGTTAGCAAAAACCGAACTTAATGCGTGTGGATATGCACACATTGAGATTTAGCAGGGCCTTGTTAATTCTTTTGCGACACGTGATTATGCTAAACAAAGCATGGAAATTTCATATCTTTGCTATTTTTAACAGGCCTCTTTCTTATAATATATGTACCAGACTCAGACATGCCACGTGTCGTGTCGTGCATGGAGGGGAAAGGCATGTGACACAAGCTTTGACAATGAAGGATGAAACACTCACGTAGTTGTGTCCCAAACAAGGAAGGAAGGGAAttatatgagagagagagagagagagagagagagagagagagagaggagaggggAAGAGGGGGAGAGGGGGAAAGGAGGAGAGGGGAAGAGGGAGAGAaggagagggggagagagagtgagagaagTTTTTACTAGGTTATTATTGATGGACTAATTGAGAATAATCTGCTATTACAGGTGATAACTGAGCGAGACGGTCTCTGATTCATTTCCCTGCAGCTTGTTCAAGAACCAATCCAAGGGTAAGGTGATATGGCAAGAAACCATTTGTTGTTGGAAAATGAATTCACGGATGCTAACTAGAGAGGAATGGAGTCATATGATCACATGGTGTTGTGTATGAAAACCTACACATGAAGGCCCACTTTGTTAGCtcaaaaacaaacatatttCTTTAAGCCCACTTGAGATCAAACCCCAACTTGGGAACACACAGAAGAAACTTGTAgcacctctctctctccccccctctctctctctctctcataaaAAAACCAAGCCTAGGCCACTGCTTTCTCCAATGCAATTGTCTTCTTCACATCCAACATCACTGTCGATGTTATTGtactctctctccctctctgcTTATTTCCTTGTGGTCCTTCCTCTTTATATATCTCTCTCAGCGCTTCCTCTATAGATTATACCTAACAACACTTGCCTTCTTCCTCGAGAGAGCCTAAGCTTTGCTCTAAGCAAAAACTCTTCCCACTTGTCTCTTTTTGGGTTAACTCTGCTTCTATATTAAATCcctcaaacccattttttttgaCAGACATAGACACCATATTCTAGGGATGTCTAGCAGAAGGTCGAGGCAGTCAGGGTCTTCGAGGATCTCAGATGATCAGATCATTGAACTTGTGTCCAAGTTGCAGCAACTTCTTCCTGAGATTCGAAATAGGCGTTCAGACAAGGTAGCTCTCCTCTCCATCTCTTTTATATTTCTTAAGAATTCAAATCTTCTCAGGGCTACCTCAGGAAGATAGAGAATATACCATGCCAGCATGTACTACATGTTAACTGTAATACGGTAGTTTAATAGGACCCCTCATTCAGGCAGTTTGTGATTTGACCCAGACATCAAGAAGCCATATATATTCACAGGCACTCATCCACCTACAGTTGTGATTGCACCTTTCGGTTCAAACTTATGTGTGGCCTGAGTTGGCTCATACCCTTAACCTCACCTTATTGACTTATATGCTTACTACAGATGGTCAGAGTCAGGAACCTGTACACTGATTCACAACAAACTCTCCTCAATAATGCCTAACCAAGTGTTCAGAAACtgtgatattttttcttattgagacttgatttttgtttctatAGGTGTCAGCTTCCAAGGTCCTACAGGAGACCTGCAACTACATTAGAAGCTTACACAGAGAGGTGGATGACCTAAGCGAACGACTGTCCAGGTTACTGGCTACAGTCGATGCTGATAGTCCTGAGGCTGCAATAATCAGGAGTTTAATTATGTAATGAACCCTTGTATTTTTCTTATCGTACTTCTTCCTAGGGTTTGGTCACTTAACCAAACAAGGTTCAGAATTAAGTTCTAAGGTATTCTGGGTACTATGATTGAGACATATAATAAAAGGGTTTGCACTTGCTAAGgcttttatataaatcaattctCCAGCTTTGATCAGTTACACTACGACTTCATTGCCGTTAGGAGGGTCAGTCTGAAGATTGTAAGGTGATACCAACAAAGACATATGTTTGAGGTTAATCCCCTTTTCAAATAATAGAAGCAAATGAAAGAATGACATGTTAATCCTGAATGTAAGGGTAATATCCAAAAATAACATTGAAAATATCctcttttcattttgtttttgtcttaCAAGATCAATTAAAGGGATAGTCCCACAGTTTCAGCAGgaatttaataaaagtaatcATAATACAACCCAAATTAGTACAAGTTAATCCTAATCGATTCTGTATTAActtggaaaatggtgtattaCCAAGGGCATAAGCTAATTCATTTCTGTATAAATATACTTCAATGGTGATCCTAAGACGCCTGACTTCCTGAAACTCACAAAAGCAAGATCTCTCCACTGATATTCGTCTGCCTACTCAACTTTCCAGCACTTCTGTTTGCAAATTTCATTCTGACCAGATTTGGTCATGCATGATTCTTTACATACATGATTATATCAGTTTATTCTGATTTAGGTGTAGATTTCCATCAAATTCATAATAAATGCTCGACTCAATCAACTGTAGATTTCCAGTGGCTACAGAAGTAGAGAGTTGAATAATTTAATACCCCATATAATGGCAGCTGATTGCATTGGTACTTTTTAGACATATCCTACACATCTGCAGAGATTTTTAGACAGCAACAAGAGAAAGGGACTAGTCCTTCTAGCGAAATCTTGTGTCTTAATCAAATACGACAACTAGATATCAAAATTTGAGGTGGTCATTGAGGAGGACAGTGTGTCTTGGATGAATGTTGAGAAAATTTGGTGAACCCAACAAGTAAAGtctgaaagaaatgaaaatacaaTGACTAAACTATACAAGCTTATTTGGATGCGTTCccattttcatgattttgaagcTACATATCATGGTTAAGAGAGTGACAACATAACGATGAATCTCTTTTTAGCAAAGAAAGGGTCGCGTACTTTAGAGACCTTTAAAGGAAATTTCTACCTGTTTGCGTTGTTTGGTCTATGTTCCATTTTTTTGACTTGTTTTTTTCTGTTGCCGTCGGcatcttttgtttttgtgcgtcagttttctttgaaacacctctcttcctttcttttataAAGCTTATTTCTTattgtaaaagagaaaaacaacaGATCTGGGATTTGAACAACCATAGCGAAGTTCCTTCATTGCACTAATTTCacttttccaaaagaaaaagggaaaagagtGAAAAACAAATCTAAGCATGGGAAGTAAAACATTTGTGGGAATGCTGAAAGAAAGAAACTAAAATGGTTGAGATGCCATTGGGAAGGTGAAGCTCACGGAATGACCCAGTGCTCAGAAAAGTTATAATGTTGTCGACATTGTAAGAAAAAACACATTCAACCCATGGATGAAATTAAGTAAAGCAATGTGGATACCaacattttcaaacttgttCTTAACAAGAACACCAGATTTAGGAAACAACCaaatccaacccaaaaagggaaaaagaaaaggaaaagattcCTATCACTATAATTTCTCAGCAACAACAAAGCATTACACCTCCATGCAATCATCAACTACCAATATGTCAATGCTAAAGAAACATAATTA
Above is a genomic segment from Vitis riparia cultivar Riparia Gloire de Montpellier isolate 1030 chromosome 14, EGFV_Vit.rip_1.0, whole genome shotgun sequence containing:
- the LOC117931158 gene encoding uncharacterized protein LOC117931158, with the protein product MEYQRQFESESRQKQFTGQSRSAETEEQVSPLSDNQNAELDEQVCTHNCFFKEIMCMDSSFEKLLKHVDQNNLFACEGCGKLSSTHQFPPHVFITSMWFRMEDWS
- the LOC117929946 gene encoding F-box/kelch-repeat protein At3g06240-like; this translates as MSFGDPRPGCVVSPVRHYFWVAYRLVVFVRPSIGVLELLGLPIGLTLLGLRNICCNGILCLDSHCKGVTLWNPATREIKSLPRTTFRHSEFWECAFTFTAFGHDPKTDDYKVFRCLICSNMPGRPIQKMELYALSSDSWRQMDLDVPAHIEGTNIINTCMKGRNHWLGSDQENGEVVILYFDMSDEVFGVIPLPNSFGYQRGDIAVYNEMIALIFYPNTYTDTDTATEKRFDMWVMSEYGVKESWTRLFTIGAVSGVERPLGFWSNGGVFMGSSSGELLLYNHFTQQFKNLGVFSVARRPSIERYMQVIIYKESLVSLNGRHEEEDGIIRVP
- the LOC117929659 gene encoding transcription factor PRE6-like; the encoded protein is MSSRRSRQSGSSRISDDQIIELVSKLQQLLPEIRNRRSDKVSASKVLQETCNYIRSLHREVDDLSERLSRLLATVDADSPEAAIIRSLIM